The DNA sequence TTTTGATTCCATTCACGAAAGGTGGTTTGACTTTGACCTATCAGATTCAGCTTTTTAACGGATTCTAATTCCTTTGCGACAGGCTGGTCAAACAACTTTTCCTTGCGTTCTTCCAACTTAGCCAGTCGTAAATCGTTTCGTTTTCTAAGAATAACACCGATGAGGTAGCCGACGATGACCACTAGGACAACGACTACAATCAGTACGACAATTCCGCTCGACATGTTCTCTCCTTTAAGTTATAAGATGAGCATTCCGAGGAAGGCCACCTTACTTTCTATCATTTTGATACCTTAATGCAAGATCCACTGTCTTTATCAGGGCCGGCCTGCAAAGTTAATCGGGCTTGCTAGAGCAAAATGATGAGTTTCAATCTGATGAAAACCAACACTTTTGCCCCTTTTCTTTCACATAGTACGCCCCATTATATCATAGTTCTAGGGACTTATCAAAAAAAGTTCCAACTAAATATCTAGGGTAGAGTAGACTGCATTTTCTTCGATAAACTCACGACGAGGACCGACCTGATCTCCCATCAGCATATCAAAAATTTTATCTGCTTCAGCTGCATCATCCACTGAAACCCTTGCCATGAGGCGATGTTCAGGGTCCATGGTTGTTTCCCACAGTTGATGGTCATCCATTTCACCAAGTCCCTTATAGCGCTGTACACTTGGCTTAGAGCGACCTTGAGTATAGCGATCCAGAGCTTCCTGTAACTTAGTTTCTTGATCAGCACCTGGTTGGATGTACTCCTTGACCTCACTGCCAACTTTAACCCCATAGATTGGTGGTTGAGCAATATAGACATAGCCTGCTTCAACAACTGGTCGCATGTAACGGTAAAAGAGAGTTAAGAGTAAAGTTCTGATGTGGGCACCGTCGACATCAGCATCGGTCATGATAACCAATTTTTGGTAGCGTGCCTTGCTGACATCAAACTCAGCCCCAAAGCCTGTTCCCATAGCTGTAAAGAGACTGCGAATCTCATCGTTGGCCAGAATTTTATCCATGCTGGCCTTTTCAACATTAAGAATCTTACCGCGAATTGGAAGGATGGCTTGAAATTCGCGATTTCGTCCAGACTTAGCTGAACCGCCAGCCGAGTCCCCTTCGACAATAAAGAGTTCGTTTTGACTGGCGTCATTAGAAGAACAGTCGGCCAACTTACCGGGCAGGTTGGAGATTTCCAAACCTGACTTCTTACGAGTAACCTCTCGGGCACGCTTGGCTGCAATCCGGGCTTTGGAAGCTAGAACACCCTTTTCAACAATTTTCTTAGCAATCTGAGGATTTTCTAAAAGGAAGCGTGAGAAAGCTTCGCTGAAGAGGCGATTAGTAATTTTAACCACTTCCGAGTTACCAAGTTTCGTCTTGGTTTGACCTTCAAATTGAGGGTTGGGGTGTTTAACAGAAATGATCGCTGTCAAACCTTCACGAACATCTTCGCCTGAGAGATTATCATCCTTTTCTTTGAGCAACTTGTTTTGACGGGCATAGTCATTGATAACCCGAGTCAGGGCAGTGCGGAAACCTTGCTCATGAGTTCCGCCTTCATGGGTATGAATATTGTTGGCAAAACTGAGGACATTTTCATGATAAGTCCCAGTATACTGCATCGCTACTTCTACCGAGATACCATCCATTTCACCATCAGTATAAATGGGCTGATCAAAGAGAACTTCTTTGTTTTCATTGAGGTAGTCAACGTAACTGACAATCCCACCTTCATAGTGGTAAACCTGACTCTGTTCTTTCCCTTCCCGCTTATCGGTAATAGAAATCTTGAGCCCCTTGTTAAGGAAGGCTAATTCTTGAATCCGCTTAGCCAGTTTATCAAAATCAAATTCAGTTGTTTCTGTGAAGATTTCTGGATCTGGTGTAAAGTGAACACTTGTCCCTGTTTTATCAGTGTCCCCGATAACCTTCAGATCAGCAACAACCAAGCCGCGCTTGTACTCCTGGAAATGAATTTTACCATTTTTATGGACCTTAACTTCCAAAGAGGTTGAAAGCGCATTAACGACAGAAGACCCAACACCGTGGAGACCACCAGAAACCTTGTAACCGCCTCCGCCAAATTTACCTCCAGCGTGCAAGACTGTAAAGACTGTTTCAACTGCCGGACGGCCTGTTTTTTCTTGAATATCAACCGGAATTCCCCGACCATCATCAACAACGGTAATGGAATCATCAGATTCGATAAAAACCTCAATATGACTTGCAAAACCAGCTAGGGCCTCGTCAATGGAGTTATCAACAATTTCCCAAACCAAGTGGTGCAGCCCTTCCTTAGAGGTTGAACCAATATACATACCAGGCCGCATCCGAACAGCCTCTAGACCTTCTAGAACCTGAATTTGGCTGGCATCATATTGTTGGGCCAATTCTTGACGATTTTTATTTTCTTCTGTCATCTTATACTACCGTTTCTAATAATGATTTTTTTCCATCAAAGAGCAGAGCTTCAATTCCTGCTGCTTGGGCTGCTTGCCAATCAATTTCGCGATCGCCAATAGCCAGAGTGCTCGTCATGGCGTATTTATGTTTAAGATAAAGCATAGATTCAGGGTTAGGCTTTCTGGCAAATCCTGACTCACTGGTTACAACTTCTGTAAAATACTGGTCAATTCCTGCTTTTTTAAGGATATCTAAGACTAAATGGTTTCGGTGGGAAATCATAAAATTTCGTCCACCCTGGTCAACAATCTTTGCCAACAATTCTTTAGCACCTGTAAAGAGAACCGGTTCTGCCAAGGCTTGTGCCTCACGGCTCTTATAGTGGGCCCGAAAGGCTGGTTGGTTAGGAATGAAATAGGCAATGGCTGCATCTGTCGAAACCTTCAATTTAGCATAAACCTGATCATGATCAGCCTCTAGGCCAAACTCCTTTAAGGTTTGGCAAAAGGCCTGTGTTGAGGTCTCATAATTATCAAGTAGAGTGCCGCCTAAATCCCAGATATAATCGTGAAATTTCATAATCTTTATTGTAGCATATTTTGGCACTTTTTGCACTAGATATGCCAGCTTTTCACTGCTGTTTGGCGATACAAAAAAGCCTTGGAACTAGGTCCAAGGCTTCTTCCTAAATCCAATATTTATTCCAATTTTGTCGACTCAATCCTTCATCAATCCGTCTCTCCTTGACTAAGGAGTTTTGGTAGGACATGGAGAGGATCAAACCAACCCCAATCAGATTTGACATAAGTGATGATCCCCCTTTTGAAATGAAGGGCAAAGGAATCCCTGTCAGAGGAAGAACGCCGATGGCTGCTCCGATATTTTCAAAAACATGGAAGAGAATCATCATGATGAAACCGGTCGCAATATAGGTATTAAAGACATTATTTGATTCGATAGTAATCCGGATCATTCGGAAAATCAAAATCAAGTAGAGCAGAATTACGATCACAGCTCCAATAAAACCATAATCTTCTGCAATCACCGTGAAAATCATATCAGATTCGCGCACTGGCACCGAGAGCTCTGCAACATTAAACCCTTTCCCAAATAGGCCACCGCTGCCGATAGAAATCAATCCCTGAACCTGTTGGTAGGCAATGCCAGATTCATAGCCAAAAGGATCCAACCAAGCTGCCACCCGATTAATCTTATAAGTCTCCATCCCCATGTGATAGAGCCATTCCTTGCCCCAATCGCTGGTAAAAATGAGGAGGAAGAGACCAAAACCTAGACCCGCCACCAAGATGGTAGGTAAGATCAGTCGCCAAGATACCCCCGAGAGAACAATCAACCCTGCTAAAATAGCCAAAAAGACCATCGCAGTCCCCAAGTCCTTTTGCAAAAGCAGAAGCAAGAGAACAGGGACAGTAATACCAAAATAAATCAAAATCAGACGACCGTCTTTTTTCAAAGATGGCTCTTCGTCCTTGTACTCGTCCTTAAACCAGACTCCCATTCGAGCTAGCATCAGAATATAGGAAATCTTCATAAATTCTGATGGCTGAAAGAGACTGACTGAACCAATGCTGACCCAGTTCTTCGCCCCAGTAGAGGCCACCAAGGCCGGACTATAAATAAAGAGAGGTAGAACCATTAAAGCCAGACCCACTCCATAGAGATAAGGGGTCAACTTCCAAAGCCGTTCAACATTGAAAAACATGACCACAAAAGCGATCGCACAACCGATAACAACTCCAACGACCTGCTGAATCATGACTGATAAAACTGTCTTAGGATAGTCGTGATCGGTTGCTGTATATATTGCTACCATTCCAATTAAAATTAGCAGAAAGACTGGTAAAATTACCGTATAATCAATCCGACTATCTAAGGGTCGTTTTCTTTTTCTTGGCATAACCACACTCCTTAATACAATTACAAATAATTATAACATGATTTCATGACAATCTCATGACCTTAAAAGACAAAATATTGCAAGATTAAACTAGACCCTGCAACTGCAGCCCAGGTAACGAGACCCGTAACCAAGGGCTTATGTCCGGCTCTCCTGAATTGTTGGAAGGAAACCTTACAGCCAATTCCAGATAAAGCCATAGCCATCAAGAATTGGGACAGCGATTTAGCATAAGGAATCGCAAACTTCGGAAAAATCCCCACCGAAGACAGGACTGAGGTTACGACAAACCAGAGAATAAACCAAGGAAAAATTTTTTTAAAAGAGAAATTTTGTTGGCTCTTTTTGGATTGGTAAAATTTAATTCCCGCCAAAATCAAGCAGGTCGGTACAATCATCAAGGCACGGGCCAATTTCACGATAGTCGCAAAATCTCCTGCTTTTTGACTGTAGCTGTAACCAGCTGCCACCACTGAAGACGTATCGTTGACGGCAGTTCCTGCCCAAAGACCAAAATTGCCATCCGACATCTGCATCAAATGACCTAGAGCAGGGAAGAGAAAGACTGCTAAAATATTGAATAGGAAAATGGTTGACATAGAGAGAGCAATCTCATCATCCTCAGCCTCTAAAATTGGCGAAGCCGCTGCAATGGCCGATCCCCCACAAATAGCCGTCCCAAAACCAATTAAAGTCTCTAAATTCTTGGACATCTTAAGCCAGTGACCAATTAGGTAAGAAACTAAAAAGGAAATCAAGATTGTCGTAATCGAAATTTTTAAGGAAGAAATGCCAGTTTTAGATACCTGCTGGATGGACATAGTAAATCCCAAGACAATAATGGAATACTGAAGAATTTTCTTCCCGCTATAGGCAACGCCCAGTTTCAGAGTATCTTTCACACCCAGAGTATTATTAATCAAAATTCCCAAACTAATAGCGAAAACACTTGAGCCAATTAAGGGGAAAAAGTTCCCCAAAATCATCGCAATGACCGCTAAAACTGCTGTCAGGGCAAAGCCAGGTAAATAGGCTTGCAAAGTCTTCATGGCGACCTCCAAAAATATTATCGTTATTATGTTACCATTTTTAGAGTAGCAAAAAAAGTCCAAATTAGGATTGGACTCTCTTTAGTCAGCCGTTTCCTCTTTTTATTCGAAGCTCTCCTGCTGTTATTTTTTTCCTTCCTTAGCCAAACAACTGTTCAAAACTTGTCTTAATCAGACGGGGACTTCCAGTAAGCTACTGCGTTAAACAATTAGTTAATGCTGCATAAAATGAAAGAGTTTGAGACCTTTTGTCCCAAACTCATCATTTATTCGTCATGTTTATTTTCAAGTCCTCTAAAGTAGAGAGTTCCATCGGTTATTTGTCGTCTCGATTCCAGAAGTCCGTTACAGCACCCTTAGAAGCTGAGGAAACGATGTGAGCATATTTACCGAGGACACCGCGGGAATAAAGTGGTGGGATAATTGTCTCAGCCTTGCGATGTTCCAGTTCTTCCTCAGAAACTTTCATAGTGATTTCTTTGGTATCTTGGTCAACGATAACAGTGTCACCAGTTCTTAGGTAAGCAATCGGACCACCATCTTGGGCTTCGGGCGCAATGTGACCGACAACCAAACCATAGGTACCGCCAGAGAAGCGACCATCCGTAATCAAGGCTACCTTGTCGCCTTGTCCCTTACCGACAATCATAGAGGACAAAGACAGCATTTCAGGCATACCAGGGC is a window from the Streptococcus criceti HS-6 genome containing:
- the gyrB gene encoding DNA topoisomerase (ATP-hydrolyzing) subunit B; translation: MTEENKNRQELAQQYDASQIQVLEGLEAVRMRPGMYIGSTSKEGLHHLVWEIVDNSIDEALAGFASHIEVFIESDDSITVVDDGRGIPVDIQEKTGRPAVETVFTVLHAGGKFGGGGYKVSGGLHGVGSSVVNALSTSLEVKVHKNGKIHFQEYKRGLVVADLKVIGDTDKTGTSVHFTPDPEIFTETTEFDFDKLAKRIQELAFLNKGLKISITDKREGKEQSQVYHYEGGIVSYVDYLNENKEVLFDQPIYTDGEMDGISVEVAMQYTGTYHENVLSFANNIHTHEGGTHEQGFRTALTRVINDYARQNKLLKEKDDNLSGEDVREGLTAIISVKHPNPQFEGQTKTKLGNSEVVKITNRLFSEAFSRFLLENPQIAKKIVEKGVLASKARIAAKRAREVTRKKSGLEISNLPGKLADCSSNDASQNELFIVEGDSAGGSAKSGRNREFQAILPIRGKILNVEKASMDKILANDEIRSLFTAMGTGFGAEFDVSKARYQKLVIMTDADVDGAHIRTLLLTLFYRYMRPVVEAGYVYIAQPPIYGVKVGSEVKEYIQPGADQETKLQEALDRYTQGRSKPSVQRYKGLGEMDDHQLWETTMDPEHRLMARVSVDDAAEADKIFDMLMGDQVGPRREFIEENAVYSTLDI
- a CDS encoding HAD-IA family hydrolase, with the protein product MKFHDYIWDLGGTLLDNYETSTQAFCQTLKEFGLEADHDQVYAKLKVSTDAAIAYFIPNQPAFRAHYKSREAQALAEPVLFTGAKELLAKIVDQGGRNFMISHRNHLVLDILKKAGIDQYFTEVVTSESGFARKPNPESMLYLKHKYAMTSTLAIGDREIDWQAAQAAGIEALLFDGKKSLLETVV
- a CDS encoding FtsW/RodA/SpoVE family cell cycle protein, giving the protein MPRKRKRPLDSRIDYTVILPVFLLILIGMVAIYTATDHDYPKTVLSVMIQQVVGVVIGCAIAFVVMFFNVERLWKLTPYLYGVGLALMVLPLFIYSPALVASTGAKNWVSIGSVSLFQPSEFMKISYILMLARMGVWFKDEYKDEEPSLKKDGRLILIYFGITVPVLLLLLLQKDLGTAMVFLAILAGLIVLSGVSWRLILPTILVAGLGFGLFLLIFTSDWGKEWLYHMGMETYKINRVAAWLDPFGYESGIAYQQVQGLISIGSGGLFGKGFNVAELSVPVRESDMIFTVIAEDYGFIGAVIVILLYLILIFRMIRITIESNNVFNTYIATGFIMMILFHVFENIGAAIGVLPLTGIPLPFISKGGSSLMSNLIGVGLILSMSYQNSLVKERRIDEGLSRQNWNKYWI
- a CDS encoding YeiH family protein, with protein sequence MKTLQAYLPGFALTAVLAVIAMILGNFFPLIGSSVFAISLGILINNTLGVKDTLKLGVAYSGKKILQYSIIVLGFTMSIQQVSKTGISSLKISITTILISFLVSYLIGHWLKMSKNLETLIGFGTAICGGSAIAAASPILEAEDDEIALSMSTIFLFNILAVFLFPALGHLMQMSDGNFGLWAGTAVNDTSSVVAAGYSYSQKAGDFATIVKLARALMIVPTCLILAGIKFYQSKKSQQNFSFKKIFPWFILWFVVTSVLSSVGIFPKFAIPYAKSLSQFLMAMALSGIGCKVSFQQFRRAGHKPLVTGLVTWAAVAGSSLILQYFVF